ATGGGCTATATGATAATGCGATTATTTTTGAGAATAACGGAGTTGCGCTATCAAAGAACTCATCATTTTCTTCGGCTAGGTCACGAGGTAATTGGGAAATGAATTGTGTCTTTCCAACCCCATTTTTACCAATGATGGCGCATATTCTATTGGGTATTTCAGAAGTATCCTCAAAATCGAAATTAATTCTTATTGGGGGAATCTCGGCATCACCAAATTTTGGAGAAAATAGATGGGTGAACGTGTACATATCAGCACGTGTTCTACCACTCAGTTCAAATCTTACTTCTCTAAGAATTCTTTCAGCTTTGTCTTCTCTTATAAGGGAGTTTTTGAAATAGCTCTCCCTTTCAAAAATGTCAGAAATATCTGTGAAGAATGCAGCATCCCTTAAAGCGAATAGTATTGACCTGAATTTGGCCTTATACTCCTCTTTAAGATATTCATAATATGCCTTGCTTTGTCCCAGGCTACAAAAGGAATCATCTAGTTCAGTAAAAGATTCGGGTAGAATCGGGTGAAAATTTTGAAAGTTGCCATCTTTATCTTGGTGCTCTGAATAATTGCTAGAATCGTTCGTAATAATTTTAAGCTCACCAAATTTATCCAGTTCACCGTCAGAATCTCTGTAAACCAAATTGCAACGAGATTTTAAGGAATAATCATTCCACCAATCAAAGTCGCGAAAGTCCAGGATGAATATATCTTTTTCTTCGGGTTTAAACTCGTTCAAATCCTTAACCTCATAGTTGGGAAAGAACCTGATGTTGTTTTTCACGACACCTGTTGGGTATTTGTTGTTAGGGTCGTAGTTGGATAATTCAAATATTGGATTGTCGTCGTTGTCAAATCCAGAAGTGTCTAGGCTGAAGCCTTCTTTATTAAGTTGAAAGTTTATTTCATCAGCAAGATTAAGCCTTTGTGGTTCCGAAGGCTGAAAGCCGGGGCTTACAAGATATTCCAGCAGCTTAACTAGTTTATCACCTTCGGTAACATCAAATCTGGTAAGCAGTGTGTATTCTAGTTCCCAGTCATTATTATGGACAAGATGTTTAACAGCATCTCCGTAAGCGTCTTTATATCTCGAGTCTTCTGATGGTTTAGTTCTAAGATTAAATACATGATCAAGCAGATCAATTATTCCTTCATCATGTGATCCATAAAACACCGATGGATTGGCTATCAATCCCTTAGCTATTTTTATTTTCTTTTCTCGGTTTAGGTTGAAGGTCATTCTTCTCTTTCTAAAGATTTTATGTGATGCTTCCAAGATAATATTAAAATCACAATTACCTATTTTGTGTGAATATTTATCAATTTCTTCATTGTTTCATATGGCGCATGTTGAACTCGTTTTGCTTTGCGTCAAAATCAGGGATTTGATCTCCCCTGACGTGATGTCTGATAGAATTATAAGCACTTTGAGATTGTTCACTTTCTAAGGTTGAAACAAGTAGTTCAGTGACCCTTTAATGCACCGAAGTAGCACCTCGCCATAAGCCAACTATTTATGATAATTATCGTTAGCAATACTTGACACTGTACCAATAAAGTTGTACACTTGTAGTATGGATGAATTGCCCGAATACATAGCCTATCAAGGTGATGAATATCAAATAGAGTTCTATTTCGATGAGAAGGGTAAAAGTCAAGCAAGAGAGTATTTGACGAACATGGAAGCGTCAGATGCTAAGAAGTTTGCTCATCTTCTCCAAATGATGGGAGATGTCGGGCAAATAAAGAACGAACAGAAGTTTAGGAATGAAGGGGATAAAATCTATGCCTTCAAGCCTCAACCTCATAGGTTTTTATGCTTTTTCGTTAGTGGTAAGAAAATCATTATCACTAATGCTTTTATCAAGAAACAGCAAAAATTGCCCAAGTCAGAAAAAGACCGGGCATTGGATAAAAAACTGGATTACGAAACACGAAATAAGAAAGGAACATATTATGGAGAAGAAAACGAAAAATAAATTCGGGTCTGCATTCGGCAAGTTCTTGGATGATCCTGATTTCAAGAAAGACTATGATAAGGAGTTTAAGGAATTCGCCTTATCCGAACTTTTGATGACTTTAATGGATAACGAAAAGCAAAGCGTGCGAAAGCTTGCCGAATTGGCAGGAATTTCACCGACAACAATCCAGAATATAAAGTCAGGCAAAAACTCGGATGTGAAGCTCAGCAACTTCCTTAATATTATTGAGGCATGTGGTTATAGACTTGAGTTGGTAAAAGGCGAAAAGAGCCTTTCGCTTTCTGCCTAGTTTTATAGTTCGCTTAGAATAGAATAAAAGCCATCATTAGTGACTATCAAATGATCCTCTAAATCAATACGCAGCAATTTTCCCGCCTTATAGAATTGCTCGGTAAGATGAATGTCGGCCTTACTCGGTTTTAAATTCCCAGAAGGGTGATTATGAGCAAGTATAAAGCTGTTGGCTCGTCTTTTAAGGGCAATGGCGAAGACGAGTCTCAGATCGACTGTAGTTTCCGAGAGGCCACCTTTCGAGATCGAGGCGATAGACATAAGCCTAAGCTGGCGATCCAAAAACATCGCCTTGCATTCTTCGATTAGCTCGATCTGATCTTGATCCCAGCTCTCCAGAAATATTTCATAAGCATCTTTGGCACAAGTAATCTTTGGCCTTTCATGGGCTTTGAGCTTGTTTCGATAAGTAAGCTTTACTTCTTCAATATGCATATTTGTACTTCCTCAACATTGTATATTTCCCAATGACTGCTACCCTCTATTTCAGTGAATTCACTGCCACATAATTGAGATGCTATCTGTTCAGCTTCCTTCTGGGTATTGGCTCTGATTTGTACCTGTAGATAGGTGCGCATTTCGGCCTTTGCTATAAATGTTTTCATTAGTGACTCCTTACAGGATATCGAATAGTTCGGGTTGATGGGCGAGTAGATCATTAACATGTCTCTGATTAGCAAAGCCGTTAAGTAGGTGACTGACTTTAAGGCTCATGGACACATGGATGTCTTCACATTTTGGATTTTCAAGGTCTATTGAATTAGACTTTCGGAATTGATTGAATTCAAAAACTACCCTGCGGTATCGACTAATATCCTTATTCAGGCTTAGCCTAATATCAGCTTGAAGTTTTCTAAGTTTTTGATTGTTACCCGCAGACTTTTCAATATCATCCTTGAGGTAGCCGTATCTATCTGGCTCTTGCATTAATGTCCAAATCTCTTTTACCGACATTGGCGTACCGCCCAAAACGTAATACCAAGGATGCCCTGAGCAATAGGACATTTTTCCGAATTTCACTTTGTATTTATCTTTCATCTGGTCGTATCGCTTGGCCATTAAGCAAACTCCTTCTGGAAATCATTGAGGTATTGGCTGGCTTTTGCAGCCTGTGCCGAGGCTTTAAAAATGAGGGTCTTGTCATTGCGCAAGGCAGACAGCCAACTCTTGATATAAAGCGCATGATCTTTTGGCTGCGTTTGCTTGATATTGTGCTGAGCGCATAGAAACGCTGCGCCAAGCTCCGCGATCAATTCCTCGAACGCATAATTCTCAATGGCTTTTTTATTTGGATCATTTTTGCGATCCAGCCGCTGCTTTGCGCCCGTCCAATGCGTCAATTCATGGAGGAGGGTGGAGTAATAATTCTCTGTAGCACTTGCTTGGTCGGTTTCAAAGAACAGGGATGTTTCTGGCATGTTGATGTAATCGCCGAGTGGTGAATAAAAAGCTTCATCACTATCTGTTCGAATATCCGCGCCTGTGCTTCGGCAAAATTCATCGACCAATGATAGGCGTTCAACCTTATCAATTTCTGGTAGTTGTACTTGGTTAACATCTTCAAAGCCTTCAACCTGAGAGGCGTTGAATACTACATATTGCCGAAGCATCGGGATCTTCATTTCTTCTTTATCACCCGACTCGGTTTCGTTTTCTTTAGTAAGGGTTTTATAGAAGATAATGCGAGAGCCTTTTTCACCTTTTTTGACGGACGCACCGGCTTGTTGCCATTGCTTGAAGCTTGCCCATTTATTAGAGCGCAGGGATTTTGATTTCTGATTGAACCAAAGCGCAAGAATATTGATGCCTTGATACTGGTTCTTTGTTATCGGGTTTTCAGGAATGCCGAGGGCTGCAAGATTAGCAAAGGGCGGCTGGTAGTCCTTTAGATCAACTTCATCCAATAAGGTGATGATGTTGTTTGTGATTTCCTGTTGAATGTCTGGCTTTTGAGTTCTGGCATGAGACATAATATTTTGCTCCTTTTAAAAAAAGTGGAGGAAGCAGGGGAGATGTGCTTCCTCCATAGTTTGGGGGCTGAGAGTTAGGGCATTGCAGGCTCGTTTTGAGCTACTGTTTCTGGTTGAGGTTCGTTGTTTTGAACGGCTTTCTTCTTGGTCACTTTGTAAGCAAAAGTGGTCACGGCTGTTTCTTTATAACCTTCGGCAGTGTCAACGCTTTTGGAATTGTCTTCGCCTTTGATATATGCCCAATCACCTTTTTTCAGGTCTTTGGCCTGTGCGAAGGCATCAGTAAGATTGCTGGATACAAGAACATTGAAGTAATTGACCAAGGTCTTAACCCCGTCATCACTTTCATATTGCTTGTTTGTTGCTAGTCTCATACGAACAAATTTTCCATTAGCAATCAGCTCAGCATCTTTAACTAAACGTCCTGATTTCATCGAGATATTTGTATCTGCAAAAAGTTCGTTTTGGTTTTCTTTGGTTTGTTCTGACATAGTTTTTCTCCTTTATGTCTTTGGTTAAAACACCTTTGTAAAAGGGGTTATGGGGTTCGCCATAACCCTTGCCATGTGGCGAACAGGGGGTGAGCAAGACGCAAGGTCAAAAAAACAACAAGGGGGATCACCCACTTTGCACAAATGCAATGCGGAAAAGTGGGGAAATGTTTTTTTGCTGTTAAGAGAACCTTGCGCCGCGCGAGGTGGAACGCCTAAAGCTTTTCCTTGGCAAGTGCCAGTCGCTCTGCTCTTGATATGTCCATGCTTTTAGCTGCCATCGAGATCATGTCAGCTGTACAGGGCATCCTACCGCCTAACACAAAGCTCCGAAGTGCATCTGAATAATGCTCCAGGGCTTTACGCCAGTCGATAAAATGCTCACCTGACAAATCTTCCAGACGGTCGAATATACGTCCGGCATCTGCACTGATGTCGCAGATCATATCTTCCATCGTGAGATCGAGATCTCGTGGAAGGTTATTGTCGTTAGCATGTTCAGTTAGTGGGTATAGCCTTCCAGCTATGCGGGCGACTATTTCGCCATAATACAGAGTATTGTTACTCATCCTCTATTTACTCCTCACACAATGAGTTACACATTTACTGATTTCAGGAAAATATTCCTATAATCAATTTACAATCACGGGTTGTAGCAGCGTCAATTGCTGGAGTCAATAGGTAAAGTTCACTTTTTGTTCTTCTTTTTTAAAAGAGGGTACATATGTATGTCGAGCTGTAATTACAGTCCCTTAAAGAACTCTTCTAATGTAATGTTGTGAGGCTTTAAAACTTTGATCAAAGTTTTCATTGTGATATTGGCGTGACCTTCTTCGATTTCCCAATATTGCTTGGGCTGCATTTCAAGCTGATGAATGGCAAACCCTACGTAACCGCCAGTAAACCCACCTTTTTTACGAAGTTCTTTTAGTCTGGCTCCAAGAGCTTTCAAAAGGTCATCTATGGCTTTTTCATCTTTCATAGTACGAGATCAAAAGACGAGAAATGCGTTATAAAAATCAGCGTGTTATAACACGTAGTAAGAAAATTTCCATTATATTGCGTCTTATAACTCGCAGTAATGCAAACGTTAATTTTTTAAGAAACGGTTTGAAACCCCTTGTACACAAAGGGTAAAAGCTGATATAAAGTATGTTGGTATAAAAGGATTAAAGGCCATGAATAAGAAGCAAGCTGTACTACTATCATTGATGTTGACCTTTGGCGCTGCTGTCGCGAACGACAATGGCGGTAAAGAGCCAGGCACAAAGACCGCAGTTGAAAATAATGAGGCACGTCCTCTTAATGCGCCTATTGTTAAATCAGGCCGCTCTAATGATGCTTCTGAGGCATCTAAAGCAGGTAAGCTTGCTATTCACATTTATGGTGGTGAGAAGGCTGAACGCTCCGCAGAAGAAAATGCTAAAATTCTAGCAAATGCCTTTGCTGACCGACGTTTTACGGATAAGCCCATGTACATTACGGCGACCCATGAAGAAACAGGTGAAGAGCGCGAAACTCTGGTCACAATCTATATGGATGGAGTTCGTTATTCAAAAAATATTAATAGCAAAATCGTTAATGCTTTTTCTCCAAGACAAATTGGCGGAGCCATTGACATAATTGCAGAGGAATTTGTTGATGAACACGGCAACCATCTGGTCATACCAGAAAATGTTGAGCCTGTAGTTGTAGCGAGTATAAATTAATTAACCGAACGGATTAGGCGAATTTGAAGGCGTGCTTGAAAATGGATCAGGTGCGCTTTTATTTTGATTATCCAGATCAAATGGATTTTGCTTATCATTTGCGGCCAAATTAAATGTCTCCGAAACCGTACCAAGAGTGGCGTTTTCAACATCATTTACAAATCCTACATTGGCATCCTTCTTAACGTCTGAAAATACCTCGTCAAAGTCTATACCCTCAATACCACTTTTGCTCATAAGCTCCTGTAGTGCCTGCTTTTGCTCGTCTGTAAAACCATGTTCTTCATCATAGTCTTTCGCAAGCTGGATCAGCTCGTGCTTTAGTGTTTCTTTTGTGAATTCGTCTAAATCTTGAAGTTCTGGATCAAGCTTCTGGAAATCTTCATTGTTCATCGCTGCAACATCATCAGCATTCATATCATAGTCATTAATCAGGATTAGTCTGTATTGATCCCAATCTCCGGATTCAAAGGCCGCCTGTCTTCGGCTCTGTCGATCTGCCACCCTGTTATAATCATCCAGCTTGTCACCGAAATCATCCATAAAGGCTTTGAAGTCCTTATTGCCTTCCAGTAGGAGCTTGAGATTTTCATCACGCTCTTTCTTCTTTTTCTCGGAAAGCTCATTATTACCGCCTGCATTGGACGCACTGCCTTTGGCAATCAGGCCAACCTCATCAGCCTTGCCATTCAACGTATAATTAAAGCTCGTCTGCTCATTATGTTTCAGACGTTCTTCACTTTTTATCTGTCTTGAATTTTCATTTTCGACTGTCATGTCTTTTTTTTCCACCAGCTTCTTTATTCACACTAAGACTGACTTCTTCCCCTCGTTAATTGCACTTCCATTCCCAAAATCTATTTTTCCCCATTGCCTAAATGACATGACCATTCTCACAGATAAATATGAAAATGCCGTAAATTATTCATAGCCTTTAGCCTAATTTGTATCTAATCTTAATGGTCTATTAAGAATTAAGCCTATATGCTTGATTCTATGCCTAGAAAACCTGCTCTTTCAGATATAGATTTCAATGAAAATCCAGATGCCTATAAGGTCTTACTGGATGAAAACAAGCGCACGGGCATAGGTGCAGTTGGTCTTGCAAAAATTGATTTTCTACCGCAGAGCCTAAATCATAGTCGCATCCATAATATATTGATGGGACAGGTCAAGCACCCTTCAAAAGAAGAATATGATGCACTGATCAAAGCCTATAGCCTGTTCCCTACATTGCAGCGCATTAAGCTCACCCCCCAGAAGATTAACAAGATGAAATCCCTGATCGAAGAGAAGGGGATTAAGAAGGCTGATATATCCAAGGCTACCCCTCGATATTACGGCTTTAATATTCAAATCTTAAAGAATTGGCTTTCAGGGGAAACGGAAACTGCGGATAAGAATAGTTTCGATGCGGTTTTGAGCTTCATTGAAGCTTACGAACCACCAAAAAAGGTTCAAATATCAGATCGACGTAAATCACCCCGATTGGTTGAGATAACGCCCGAGTACCTGGAAAAGCTTGAAGCAGAAATCAAAAGAACGAATTTCGAACCTTATGTCCTTTTGAAACGATTTAGGATCGATCATATAAAGGCAGTCATGATCCATGATTGGCGCGGCGGTAGGCGTAAGAAGGTACGCCCTGAAAATCTATCCACTATTCTTGATGCTTATGCCACGCTACCAGATGCGGGCCTACTTTCTTAAAATGGTTCCAATGGAGTAATCTGATGAGACTTCCATAAATCTTGATATTTAATTTCTGAATGAAGTACACTGATAAGATGAAAGCATCACTTGCCTTAAATCACAAAGATCAAATCGCACTCTTTTATGATGAGCCACTTAACATTTCACCTCAATGGGTATCCATAGATATTGATTTGGGTGAAATATATGTTGGTGGTGATGATACTGAGAGTAAAACAATCAAGCTTGATAAAGTAGATCCGCGTATCTATCAAAGAGTTAGATCAGAATCTCGAATTCTTCTTATTCAGCTTGATAATACAGAAAAGCACGAACCGGTAGGTTCGGTCTTTGTCCCGTTAATGATTGCTCAAAAACTGTAGATCACATTAATCGATTCTTAATCATTTCGTTTTAAAATAAACGAGTGATTAGAGAATGAGGAAATGGTTGAGCAATGACTAAAGATAATTCCAAAAATGAGCAGGATGAGCTTTTCTGGTACTTGAGATCAAAGGGGCAGGGTGTTGGAGTCTCAACCACTTATGAGAGAACGGAATTTGGCAAACATATAGACCATATGAACGCTTTCTATGGAAGCTTATCTCCAGACCAGCAAGAGGCATTTGTTGATCCATTTTCTGACGAACAGGAAATGGCAGAATTTGAAAATTCTTTGACATCCGGTCAACTAGAATTTTGGGGTATTATCAAATCAGAAGCTGAAAATTTGAATGGGTATGCCATCCCTGATGAGGATATAAGCGAAAGTGATTTAGCAATGAGTAGCCTTCGTACAATGCTTGATTTGGGGCTATCGGATAATCCGGAAATCAGAGCCATACAAAACCAAACAATTGAAAATCTAGGCGGTGTGGAAGCCGCCATGAAATTGGCGGAAGACACGATAAATCCAGACTTTGAATTAAATCCAGCAGTTGAGGCAAATCTAATCGATGCCCAAAATGGAGAACATGAGTATTTCGAACATAATAATGTCGTTGAAAGTTTTTTTGAAGGTCAACCATTTGAGGTAGCAGGGTCATTGCAAGGAGGAGTTTTGCCAGATCAAATGATAGATAAGACGGAAGCACCAACAGTCGAAAGTCCAGGCATCCAAATTGCTCCTTTAATTCCAGATGGCCCATAATTTGGTTAGAGATTTAAAGTTAAACTATCTCGATTAAATCAACTCTTTATCAAAAAAACGATCAAGGCCGCTTCTTCTTCGGACGGAAACGGGTATTTTTTCATTGTTAGTTAATAAAACAAAGGAGCTGTTTTTCCTTTTCACAAACTTTTTCACGTGATCCATATTAACCAAATGAGATTGATGAATCTGATAAAAGTCCTCCAAAAGGTCATCGTAATGTTTAAGCGTCTTGGTGATCAAATGTTTGTCACCGTTGAATAATATGATAGTGCAATAATTTCCAGCTCCTTCAAAACGCAGAATTTCACCCATTTTGAAACATAATCTCTCATTCGTTGAAGATATTATTAATTTCTTTTCTGATGAACTCAAAGTTTCTTGGTTGTGAATTAAAGTTGCTAAGCGCGAGTCTGTGTCTCGAATTTTTTTGTTTTGGAGAGACCTTTTTAAAGCAATTTCTACATCATCAAAATCTACTGGTTTGAGCAGATAATGAACAGCACTATACTCAAATGCTTTTACAGCATATTCATTGTGTGCTGTGATGAAAATTACATCAAAACTGATATTTTCTAGATTTTGAAGTAAATCGAAGCACGAGCCGTCCTTCAATTCTACATCCAAGAAGATAAGGTCGGGAGCAAGCTTGGGTAAGTTTTCAGACGAGTCCTTGATATTATCGAACTCTCCTATAATTTTGATTTTATTTGAGCTTTTTTCAAGAGCCCTTTTTAATCGTTCAATACAATGATTTTCGTCTTCAATTATAACGGCTGTAAGCATAGTTAAAATTTAATTTGATACGGAATTGAAATTATAACCCTTAACCCTTGTTCTAAATCCTGCAATTCAAAATGGGTCTTTTGATTGGTCAGTTGGTTTAAATAATCAATTCGGTTTTGCGCTATTTCCATTCCCATTGATTTTCCCTTGTGTGAGGGGGTGGAGATGAACCGACCAATACCATTGTCTTCTATGATGCAGGTGAGTCTTTCTTGATTTTCCAGATACATATTTACTGAAATTTCTCCCAAACCATCTTTCTTTGAAATACCATGTTCAATACTATTCTCAAGAAACGGCTGAATAAATAAAGAAGGAACCAAGGTGCTTTCCTTATTAATTTCTTGATCAACTTCAATATCAAACTTTAGTGTATTATTGAGACGGAGACTTTCAATTTCAACATACGTTTTTATAAGAGTAATTTCTTCGTCTAACATAATCCAATTTTCCGTTGAGTTTTCGAGTATCGACCTCATCAATTTTGAAAATTTAACCAAATAATTGCTGGCCTTTTCTGCGCCATGTTTGAACATATATTGATCAATGGAGTTGAGCGCATTGAAGATAAAATGCGGATTAATCTGAGCTCTCAGAGTTGTTAGTTTTGACTCAGCAAGATTTTTTTTGAATTCAGATTCTTTTCCTTTGGAAACGACTTTTTGTTTTTGCCAAACTAAGAATGATATCAAAAAGAGTGCTCCGATAATTCCTCCACCAGAAATCAGGTAAGTTTTATTAATAAGTTTTTGTTTTGAGATTTCCGCCTGAGCAAGAAGGTCTTTGCGTTCACTTTCAAATGCCAGATCCTTCTTGGTAAACTCCACTCTTCGATCGGAAGCCGTAATACTATCGTTGAGTGATTTAAACTGCTCATGAGCGGAAAGAGCTTCTTTATATTTTTTTTTTGCTTTATAGGCATCATAGAGTGTTGCATACAAGCTTTTTTGGACAAAAAGGTTGCCCTGTAATGTGGGTAGCTCTAAAGCATTCGAAGCATAAGATTCAGCTAAATCATACTTTTTTGCTTTCAAGAAAACTTCACTAGCATTTAAATATGCTGTTGGCCTGACAATTTCAATCTGGTGTATTTCAACCAATTTCAAGGCATTTTGAATAGAAATAGTAGCTTCTTCAAAGTATCCCGCCCTTGATAGGACTAATGAAAGGTTGCTAAGCGAATTTGCTTCAACAGGAAAGTTCTTTTCTGAATGTGCACGATGAATTGCTTGTTTGTAATAATACGCAGCGGAATCTAACTCATTAAGTTCCCCGAATACATTTCCGATCAGTTGCTCCGGTATGGCATAACCGTCAAATTCATTCAAAACCCTTTTGAAAATCTTCAAAGCCAGGTCATAATCCTGTTGCTCAGTATAGATAGTGCCTATATTTAGCAGACTGCCAACCATGTGTTTTTTTAGGGAAGAATGCCGATCTGTTATGGACACAGCTCGCTGGTAGTATTCTAATGCCTTTATCGATTCTCCGTGTAGATAATGATGAATGGTTGCAATTCTTTGGTTAGCAATGATTTGTCCCAAAGGGTACTCAATTTCCTCTGCAATTTGTAGTGTTTCAAAAGCATACTCCAATAAAGTAGAATCCGAGGGTCTGCTATAAATGCAATGTTTTGAAAAGGTATTACGCAAGTCAACATATAGCGAGTCATGGACTTCTTTGTTTTCAATTTCAATTTGCAGCGAGTCAAGAATTGGAACTTGTGCGATAAGTGAGTGTGCTCCAATAAGGAAAAAGTAGGCTAATCTGATCATAAATTTAAGTACGAGCTAAACAATCAATAAAGATGTTTATTTATTCGGCTATTCGCCAGTCAAGAGCGGATTACCGACCGGTAATTAGAATAACTTTTCAAAAAATGATTACGAATACAGCTAATTTACTTTCAGATACCAAAAAATGAATGACGATTAATAACTAGTGGCTACACTAGTACGCCGGATGAATAATTTTCCACTTTTTTTGTATGAGCCTAATAATTAGGCTAGTTTATCTTTTCATACATCGCAGTTCGCATGAGACCATTATATCTTTTATTTATCGGTATACTTATCGGTTTATCGTTTTCAGCGTCGAGTCAAAGGGCGCAAATTTTTCCAGGAATATATCGAGCGAAAATGATTGTCCCTGTAGCCAAAAAAAAGGGGAAGAAACCAAAGCCTAAGGAAGTATTTGTATCAATCTATAGGCTAAAATATACCTTTGCGACAAGTGGTAAAAAAACTAGACAAATCGATTTTTTTAAGTATATAGAATATTTTGAAGGAGAACGAACAAGAGAATTAATATTTGAGAGTAATATGATAACTCAGAATGAAGCTCGGACTGAAGCCGGTATGTTACATGTAACTAAGGATATACTTAATTCTTATAAGACTTACACGGATTTTGAATGGATAAAATTTGATCAGAATAAAAAATTCTTTGCTGATTTTGATAGAGAAGATGGCCAGAATTTTATCAACGCCTATTATAAAAAAATATATAGCATACCTGCTGGACAACATTATTCAAGCAAATGGAGTGAAATATTTGATATCCGAGACATTGATTTTATTAAAAAACTAAAAATAGTAGGTGTAGGAGATAAGAAGACAATCGATGAATTTGTTGACTTAAAGCATCATGTAGATGAACAATTAAAGTCCCACATTGATTATACCGCCGAAGCATCAGCATTAAAAAGAGAAAATGAATATTTACTTAATGATTTAGGTAAAAATATTTTAAACTCTTCTTATCATTCATTGAGTGTCTATCAATTTTACGATGAAAATGGCTCATCTCTCATTAATGCCAGGGTAGGCAAAGAAACTTATTATTCTAACAAAGAGTATGATGACAAAACTTACTATGTTCACAAGTACCTACTTTTAAAGCACTATGAAAATGATAAAATTCTTAAAGAAGTGTATTTAAGACCAATTGATGTCAATAGTGATATCTATAACCCTCATATTTTTCTCATGGAAGTTGTCAAAGACTCTCTCCCTTTTGTTATTCCATATCAAAAACTTGTTATTGATCACTCTGGAACTAGCAAGCTGAAAATTTATGGTTTAAAGGGTAGTTGTAATAAAGTAGAAAATTTGGAAAATTTCTATCCAGAAAGGTCTACTGATGTACTCAATCTGGCCTATGTAAAAAGGGAAAGAACAGGAGAGTTAATCAAAAAACAAATCTATAATGATCGGAGATTCGAGCACATGATACTTACTACTGAGCTTCCCATCAGGAAAGAAAAATTTCTGATCGAGAAAGAAAAATT
The sequence above is drawn from the Reichenbachiella sp. genome and encodes:
- a CDS encoding histidine kinase, whose protein sequence is MIRLAYFFLIGAHSLIAQVPILDSLQIEIENKEVHDSLYVDLRNTFSKHCIYSRPSDSTLLEYAFETLQIAEEIEYPLGQIIANQRIATIHHYLHGESIKALEYYQRAVSITDRHSSLKKHMVGSLLNIGTIYTEQQDYDLALKIFKRVLNEFDGYAIPEQLIGNVFGELNELDSAAYYYKQAIHRAHSEKNFPVEANSLSNLSLVLSRAGYFEEATISIQNALKLVEIHQIEIVRPTAYLNASEVFLKAKKYDLAESYASNALELPTLQGNLFVQKSLYATLYDAYKAKKKYKEALSAHEQFKSLNDSITASDRRVEFTKKDLAFESERKDLLAQAEISKQKLINKTYLISGGGIIGALFLISFLVWQKQKVVSKGKESEFKKNLAESKLTTLRAQINPHFIFNALNSIDQYMFKHGAEKASNYLVKFSKLMRSILENSTENWIMLDEEITLIKTYVEIESLRLNNTLKFDIEVDQEINKESTLVPSLFIQPFLENSIEHGISKKDGLGEISVNMYLENQERLTCIIEDNGIGRFISTPSHKGKSMGMEIAQNRIDYLNQLTNQKTHFELQDLEQGLRVIISIPYQIKF